In Fundulus heteroclitus isolate FHET01 chromosome 17, MU-UCD_Fhet_4.1, whole genome shotgun sequence, the following are encoded in one genomic region:
- the tcp11l2 gene encoding T-complex protein 11-like protein 2 gives MPLNDDEQSTSTSRSEDHGSDAESSLASDPDCSRSSFNSDGSSKHCTPSSSPPKTLSLDEVMETARDLHDLKLAHDIASYGLHVEVIQEPANSLWKTVKDNVHKAYWDILEAELNDDPPEYRHAIKLLEEIREMLLSFLNPGANRMRTQIMEVLDLDLIRQQAENNAVDIQGLASYIIATMGKLCAPIRDEEIRKLQESTDNIVPLLKEVFRVLNLMNVDIINSTIQGLKPTLQQYGVEYERETFQKILDKTPTALKRTTSWIESALEELLPPTVPPGKPDEAGKGLRALPGPIQIFNTACLRFLTWGDFSETLVPETWVMDESRLEDIQQQLKACQIVNEVLLIVNSTVGGPLQGISSLSDRLKRMITVLLQGMHRPPVRPTLLPAQKPMDFNLEETLEGVSAQICSELNKSLTERNYPPLSPELQASLRGQICSLTQKDNPIRTLVEDRVQQYFTALLSEPKTQTKLEQVPAGLTAIKPELVLIGKTFISLINYNWAVYGPFYMDIFKKLLFGSSPPRPVHQEQAPNCHVSPE, from the exons ATGCCTCTAAACGATGACGAGCAATCCACCTCCACATCACGAAGCGAGGACCACGGAAGCGACGCGGAGTCGTCGCTCGCCAGTGACCCAGATTGCTCCCGCAGCAGCTTCAACAGCGACGGCTCCAGCAAGCACTGCACACCCTCCT CAAGTCCACCCAAAACACTTTCACTCGACGAAGTCATGGAGACTGCAAGAGACCTTCACGATCTAAAACTTGCACATGACATTGCCAGTTATGGTCTCCATGTCGAAGTAATCCAAGAACCAGCGAACAG TTTATGGAAAACAGTGAAAGACAACGTCCACAAGGCGTATTGGGACATCCTGGAGGCCGAGCTGAACGACGACCCGCCTGAATATCGGCACGCCATTAAATTATTAGAGGAGATCAGAGAG ATGTTGCTGTCTTTCCTGAATCCGGGCGCCAATCGGATGCGGACCCAGATCATGGAGGTGCTGGACCTGGACCTGATTCGTCAGCAGGCTGAAAACAATGCCGTGGACATCCAGGGGCTTGCCTCCTACATCATCGCCACCATGGGCAAGCTCTGTGCTCCCATTAGGGATGAAGAGATCAGGAAGCTGCAAGAAAGCACAGATAACATAGTTCCACTACTCAA GGAGGTATTCCGTGTTCTAAACCTGATGAATGTAGACATCATCAACAGTACAATCCAAGGCCTGAAGCCTACTCTGCAGCAGTACGGCGTGGAATACGAGAGGGAAACGTTTCAGAAAATCCTCGACAAAACACCCA CTGCTTTAAAGCGGACCACCTCCTGGATCGAGTCagcgctggaggagctgctgccgcCCACCGTCCCTCCGGGAAAACCTGACGAGGCGGGCAAAGGACTGCGCGCCCTTCCTGGTCCCATCCAAATCTTTAACACGGCCTGCCTGCGTTTTCTCACATGGGGGGACTTTTCTGAGACTCTAGTGCCTGAG ACCTGGGTGATGGACGAAAGCCGTCTGGAAGATATTCAGCAGCAGCTCAAGGCGTGTCAGATAGTGAACGAGGTGCTGCTCATTGTGAACAGCACCGTCGGGGGGCCGCTCCAGGGGATCTCATCGCTCTCTGACCGCTTGAAGAGGATGATCACCGTGCTGCTACAGGGGATGCACAGGCCGCCAGTTCGTCCTACTTTGCTCCCTGCACAAAAACCAAT gGACTTTAACCTGGAAGAAACACTAGAGGGCGTCAGTGCTCAGATTTGCAGTGAGCTCAACAAGTCTTTGACTGAGAGGAACTACCCCCCACTGAGCCCAGAGCTGCAGGCCTCACTTAGAGGACAGATCTGCAGCCTCACCCAGAAGGACAACCCCATCCGCACTCTTGTTG AGGACCGCGTGCAGCAGTACTTCACGGCGCTCCTCTCCGAACCCAAAACCCAGACCAAACTGGAGCAGGTTCCTGCCGGCCTGACTGCCATCAAGCCCGAACTGGTACTGATTGGGAAAACGTTCATCTCTCTGATCAACTACAACTGGGCTGTCTACGGACCTTTCTATATGGACATCTTCAAGAAGCTGCTGTTTGGTAGCAGCCCACCACGGCCGGTCCATCAGGAACAAGCGCCGAACTGCCACGTCTCTCCTGAGTAA
- the depdc4 gene encoding DEP domain-containing protein 4 produces MMAVDLTPRFRRLNSQARYFRENTPHDFSRPFGATQLWQNIIRALRTQVEVRRHRKHLRVHAECFSGSDAVDTVLSYLMQNVVFSTSEVSRLKAARLCQALMEAKVFEPVGTKLFCRDKEAAFEDSGGSLYRFLEEKTINGAGVKEDSSDAENMLLEEHEPKRKKLSRLNEIRTISNPLAVEPSDRRVERLFRTINLQTSFSPVRNVASTASSFLSKAVVDEVWKQQTLLQLLLIIELPLLDCVLASPERVRPRACRAPLANYDLIISNTCLDRDLPDALSLLQLDSWLSAAADCLELFPDQLIVVTGEHLSQHNGSDAEQTANQKRLLFDTISKYYNAQEKTALISRRYLDVHVAVLNLLDAGKTQDAIRASQLCLRLLETSARDELRRLLAFMAEAAQPGACRLQKQVDNRSLVCRTFQRALVQSHELTRPQSETLVLFLMDHHAELFKTPATLIEAVRRTLRTLQQGKDPDSVATFTFCQRVTPQEYEDQREATTLESLRQLLRDISANKRMAAKEKRKLLKEFEKHHPVVFLQHLSSSF; encoded by the exons ATGATGGCGGTCGATTTGACTCCTCGGTTTCGAAGGTTGAACAGCCAAGCAAGATATTTCAGAGAAAATACACCCCATG ATTTCTCCAGGCCTTTCGGGGCCACTCAGCTGTGGCAAAACATCATCCGCGCCCTGCGGACTCAGGTGGAGGTGCGGCGCCACAGGAAGCACCTCCGCGTTCACGCCGAGTGCTTCAGCGGCTCGGACGCCGTGGACACGGTCCTCAGCTACTTGATGCAGAACGTCGTGTTCAGCACGAGCGAGGTGTCTCGCCTCAAAGCCGCTCGCCTCTGCCAGGCTCTGATGGAGGCCAAGGTGTTCGAGCCTGTGGGCACGAAGCTGTTCTGCAGAGACAAGGAGGCGGCCTTCGAGGACAGCGGCGGCAGCCTTTACCGCTTTCTGGAAGAGAAGACCATAAACGGCGCGGGCGTGAAGGAGGACAGCAGCGATGCAGAAAACATGCTGCTGGAAGAGCACGAGCCAAAGAGGAAGAAGCTCTCAAG GCTTAATGAAATCAGGACCATCTCCAACCCTCTGGCTGTGGAGCCATCAGACAGGAGAGTGGAACGGCTTTTCAGGACCATCAACCTGCAAACCTCCTTTTCTCCGGTGCGGAACGTAGCGTCCACGGCTTCTAGCTTCCTGTCCAAAGCTG TGGTGGATGAGGTTTGGAAGCAGCAGacactgctgcagctgctgctgatcATAGAGCTGCCGCTGCTGGACTGCGTACTCGCCTCTCCTGAAAGGGTTCGGCCCAGAGCCTGCAGGGCTCCGCTGGCCAACTACGACCTGATCATCTCCAACACCTGCCTGGACAGAGACCTGCCTGACGCGCTCAGCCTGCTGCA ACTGGATTCATGGCTGTCAGCGGCCGCAGACTGCCTGGAGCTGTTTCCAGACCAGCTGATCGTGGTCACAGGGGAGCATCTCAGCCAACATAACGGGAGCGATGCAGAGCAGACGGCCAACCAGAAGAGACTGCTGTTTGACACTATTTCCAAGTACTACAACGCCCAGGAGAAAACGGCGCTGATTTCAAGACGCTACCTGGATGTACACGTGGCTGTTCTAAATTTACTGG ATGCCGGGAAGACGCAGGATGCCATCAGAGCGTCTCAGCTGTGTTTGCGGCTGCTGGAGACGAGCGCGAGGGATGAACTGAGGAGACTGCTGGCCTTCATGGCTGAGGCGGCTCAGCCGGGCGCCTGCCGGCTGCAGAAgcag GTGGATAACAGGAGTTTGGTCTGCCGCACGTTTCAGAGAGCTCTTGTCCAGAGTCACGAACTCACTCGGCCCCAGAGCGAAACTCTGGTACTGTTTCTCATGGACCATCATGCTGAACTCTTTAAG ACTCCCGCGACCCTTATTGAAGCGGTAAGAAGAACATTAAGGACTTTGCAGCAGGGGAAGGACCCTGACTCGGTTGCTA CCTTCACTTTCTGCCAGCGTGTAACCCCGCAGGAGTACGAAGATCAGCGGGAGGCCACCACTCTGGAAAGCCTCAGACAGCTCCTCCGAGACATTTCAGCCAACAAGAGGATGGCTGCCAAGGAGAAGAGGAAGCTACTCAAGGAGTTTGAAAAACATCACCCCGTGGTCTTCCTCCAGCATTTGTCTAGCTCTTTCTAA